The Panicum hallii strain FIL2 chromosome 9, PHallii_v3.1, whole genome shotgun sequence genome has a window encoding:
- the LOC112874633 gene encoding UPF0187 protein At3g61320, chloroplastic-like translates to MAAPAPKPPANPIRHHLHVARCLPPDPPPPPTSKPPSPNPLLSLLSAVPDWADAVQESRVRDRRPLYDHASWREHRSSRRHLRHLLTSLSSRVILSLAPPVSALTAFAAAIATYNTLLPAYALTASSLPYQLTAPALALLLVFRTEASYARFDEGRKAWMRVLACAADLAGMVMHRPPRQAEDEPLRRALLNYILAFPVALKCHIISDSDVKRDLQGLLAQDDLNVVLASKHRPRCIIEFISQSLQMLDLDEQKRSIMESKLSCFLEGIGVCEQLIGIPIPLSYTRLTSRFLVLWHLTLPVILWDECKWIVVPATFISAASLFCIEEVGVLIEEPFPMLALDALCKQLHDGIKDMMVVQNSVHTRLVAQNKSHGGRNRCAENGWPSSKREDAKID, encoded by the exons atggcggcgccggcgcccaaACCCCCGGCGAACCCCatccgccaccacctccacgtAGCCCGCTGCCTCCCCCCCGACCCCCCGCCACCGCCCACCTCCAAACCCCCCAGCCCCAACCCTCTGCTCTCCCTTCTCTCCGCGGTGCCCGACTGGGCCGACGCCGTCCAGGAGAGCCGCGTCCGCGACCGCCGCCCGCTCTACGACCACGCCTCCTGGCGCGAGCACCGCAGCTCCCGCCGCCACCTGCGCCACCTCCTCACCTCGCTCTCCTCCCGCGTCATCCTCTCCCTCGCGCCCCCGGTCTCCGCCTTGaccgccttcgccgccgccatcgccaccTACAACACGCTCCTCCCGGCCTACGCGCTCACCGCGTCCTCGCTGCCCTACCAGCTCACCGCGCCCGCGCTCGCGCTCCTCCTCGTCTTCCGCACCGAGGCCTCCTACGCGCGCTTCGACGAGGGCCGCAAGGCGTGGATGCGCGTGCTCGCGTGCGCCGCCGACCTCGCAGGGATGGTCATGCATCGTCCTCCTCGACAGGCTGAGGACGAGCCGCTCAGGCGCGCGCTCCTCAACTACATCCTCGCATTCCCCGTCGCGCTCAAG TGTCACATCATTAGCGACTCCGACGTCAAAAGGGACCTTCAGGGCTTGCTCGCCCAAGATGACCTCAATGTTGTACTGGCATCAAAACACCGGCCCCGTTGTATTATCGAGTTCATCTCACAAAGTCTTCAGATGCTAGATCTCGACGAACAGAAGCGGAGCATCATG GAGTCTAAACTGTCTTGTTTTCTTGAAGGAATCGGTGTGTGCGAGCAGCTCATTGGGATTCCTATTCCTCTCTCATACACCAGACTTACTTCGAGGTTCCTTGTTCTCTGGCATCTTACACTCCCAGTGATACTCTGGGATGAATGTAAATGGATTGTTGTTCCAGCTACCTTTATCAGTGCTGCATCACTCTTCTGCATTGAGGAA GTTGGTGTTCTTATTGAGGAGCCGTTCCCCATGCTAGCTCTTGATGCTCTCTGCAAGCAACTCCACGACGGCATTAAGGATATGATGGTGGTGCAGAACTCAGTTCACACACGATTAGTTGCCCAGAATAAGAGCCATGGGGGCCGCAACAGGTGCGCAGAAAATGGGTGGCCTAGCTCAAAAAGAGAAGATGCGAAGATTGATTGA
- the LOC112872922 gene encoding uncharacterized protein LOC112872922 isoform X4, whose translation MEATQNRGKKMKREREEEVGSAGAAMSPSLGLPSTVAGASSTARVFLLTRAMDGPSAFHSLRAPSPFVRAMRTRLDPPPPPPLAAAPTPPLPPPPQMPEKRRRGRPRNCDRVLPPPGFLLTPPARAPPSPTLATHGEASWHFQSGGLQPHVLKIDVGEDIVSKIVGFSKITGKAVCVLSVLGVVQEANLLHSSVTLNHKGPLEIIHVFGSILTSDSPGFGCLSVALACADCSVIGGVVAGPLVAAIPAQAIVGSFHDAFYANKAPKMCYPNSQVATGYWVTHYPNSQVGTGFAVTHYPNSHVATVTGCKPCPSSQVAASTGSLCCLNSEVAIGSWSKHDHNSQVSIGDWNGSTNHSNSQVTVGDGSTHHPNSHTGSAQYPSSQVPICNGSTHESSSRVTVGDGSTSNTSSQATVGDGSRRHQPDSHDTVANSRATIGHGGTHQPNSQVSVGEGSTDNANSQATVGDGSTHYLKSLAAAVGDGSTGPNTPILRLLLATGAIHLLKAPIWRMHPALQLKRVNRARLM comes from the exons ATGGAAGCGACGCAGAATCGGGGAAAAAAAATGAAGAGGGAAAGAGAAGAGGAGGTAGGAagcgccggcgccgccatgTCGCCGTCCCTTGGTCTTCCCTCTACCGTCGCCGGCGCCTCCTCCACTGCTAGGGTGTTCCTTTTAACCCGAGCAATGGACGGGCCCTCCGCTTTCCACAGCCTGCGGGCGCCTTCGCCCTTTGTGCGGGCCATGCGCACCCGCctcgacccgccgccgccgccgccgctcgctgccgctcctactcctccgctgccgccgccgccacagatgccggagaagcggcggcgggggcgcccgCGCAACTGCGACCGCGTCCTCCCGCCGCCGGGGTTCCTCCTAACTCCGCCCGCAcgggcgccgccgtcgccgactCTAGCTACCCACGGTGAAGCTTCCT GGCACTTCCAATCGGGTGGGCTCCAGCCGCACGTGCTCAAAATAGATGTGGGAGAG GATATTGTATCAAAGATTGTGGGGTTCTCGAAAATAACTGGGAAGGCTGTCTGTGTTCTCTCAGTGCTTGGGGTCGTTCAGGAAGCAAATCTACTACACTCTTCTGTCACCTTAAATCACAAG GGTCCTTTAGAAATCATTCACGTGTTTGGATCCATTTTGACATCTGATAGCCCTGGATTTGGGTGCTTATCAGTGGCCCTTGCTTGTGCTGATTGTTCTGTGATCGGTGGCGTTGTAGCTGGACCTCTTGTGGCTGCAATACCTGCACAG GCAATTGTTGGAAGCTTTCATGATGCTTTCTACGCAAACAAGGCACCTAAAATGTGTTACCCCAATTCTCAGGTTGCCACTGGCTACTGGGTCACACATTACCCCAATTCTCAGGTGGGTACTGGCTTCGCGGTCACGCATTACCCCAATTCTCATGTTGCAACTGTCACTGGCTGCAAGCCTTGCCCCAGTTCTCAGGTTGCCGCTAGCACTGGTAGCTTGTGTTGCCTCAATTCTGAGGTTGCCATTGGCAGTTGGAGCAAGCATGACCACAATTCTCAGGTTTCCATTGGTGATTGGAATGGGAGCACTAATCACTCCAATTCTCAAGTTACTGTTGGCGATGGAAGCACACATCACCCCAATTCTCATACTGGGAGTGCGCAATACCCCAGTTCCCAGGTTCCCATTTGCAATGGGAGCACACATGAATCAAGTTCTCGTGTCACTGTTGGTGATGGAAGCACAAGTAACACCAGTTCTCAGGCTACTGTTGGCGATGGGAGCAGGAGGCATCAACCCGATTCTCATGATACTGTTGCCAATTCTCGGGCTACTATTGGCCATGGGGGCACACATCAGCCCAATTCTCAGGTCAGTGTTGGCGAGGGAAGCACGGATAATGCCAATTCTCAGGCTACTGTTGGTGATGGAAGCACACATTACCTCAAGTCTCTGGCTGCTGCCGTTGGCGATGGGAGCACAG GTCCCAATACCCCAATTCTCAGGTTACTGTTGGCGACGGGAGCAATCCATCTACTGAAGGCTCCAATCTGGAGGATGCATCCTGCACTGCAGTTGAAAAGGGTGAATCGAGCGAGATTGATGTGA
- the LOC112872922 gene encoding uncharacterized protein LOC112872922 isoform X5, translated as MEATQNRGKKMKREREEEVGSAGAAMSPSLGLPSTVAGASSTARVFLLTRAMDGPSAFHSLRAPSPFVRAMRTRLDPPPPPPLAAAPTPPLPPPPQMPEKRRRGRPRNCDRVLPPPGFLLTPPARAPPSPTLATHGEASWHFQSGGLQPHVLKIDVGEDIVSKIVGFSKITGKAVCVLSVLGVVQEANLLHSSVTLNHKGPLEIIHVFGSILTSDSPGFGCLSVALACADCSVIGGVVAGPLVAAIPAQAIVGSFHDAFYANKAPKMCYPNSQVATGYWVTHYPNSQVGTGFAVTHYPNSHVATVTGCKPCPSSQVAASTGSLCCLNSEVAIGSWSKHDHNSQVSIGDWNGSTNHSNSQVTVGDGSTHHPNSHTGSAQYPSSQVPICNGSTHESSSRVTVGDGSTSNTSSQATVGDGSRRHQPDSHDTVANSRATIGHGGTHQPNSQVSVGEGSTDNANSQATVGDGSTHYLKSLAAAVGDGSTGYCWRREQSIY; from the exons ATGGAAGCGACGCAGAATCGGGGAAAAAAAATGAAGAGGGAAAGAGAAGAGGAGGTAGGAagcgccggcgccgccatgTCGCCGTCCCTTGGTCTTCCCTCTACCGTCGCCGGCGCCTCCTCCACTGCTAGGGTGTTCCTTTTAACCCGAGCAATGGACGGGCCCTCCGCTTTCCACAGCCTGCGGGCGCCTTCGCCCTTTGTGCGGGCCATGCGCACCCGCctcgacccgccgccgccgccgccgctcgctgccgctcctactcctccgctgccgccgccgccacagatgccggagaagcggcggcgggggcgcccgCGCAACTGCGACCGCGTCCTCCCGCCGCCGGGGTTCCTCCTAACTCCGCCCGCAcgggcgccgccgtcgccgactCTAGCTACCCACGGTGAAGCTTCCT GGCACTTCCAATCGGGTGGGCTCCAGCCGCACGTGCTCAAAATAGATGTGGGAGAG GATATTGTATCAAAGATTGTGGGGTTCTCGAAAATAACTGGGAAGGCTGTCTGTGTTCTCTCAGTGCTTGGGGTCGTTCAGGAAGCAAATCTACTACACTCTTCTGTCACCTTAAATCACAAG GGTCCTTTAGAAATCATTCACGTGTTTGGATCCATTTTGACATCTGATAGCCCTGGATTTGGGTGCTTATCAGTGGCCCTTGCTTGTGCTGATTGTTCTGTGATCGGTGGCGTTGTAGCTGGACCTCTTGTGGCTGCAATACCTGCACAG GCAATTGTTGGAAGCTTTCATGATGCTTTCTACGCAAACAAGGCACCTAAAATGTGTTACCCCAATTCTCAGGTTGCCACTGGCTACTGGGTCACACATTACCCCAATTCTCAGGTGGGTACTGGCTTCGCGGTCACGCATTACCCCAATTCTCATGTTGCAACTGTCACTGGCTGCAAGCCTTGCCCCAGTTCTCAGGTTGCCGCTAGCACTGGTAGCTTGTGTTGCCTCAATTCTGAGGTTGCCATTGGCAGTTGGAGCAAGCATGACCACAATTCTCAGGTTTCCATTGGTGATTGGAATGGGAGCACTAATCACTCCAATTCTCAAGTTACTGTTGGCGATGGAAGCACACATCACCCCAATTCTCATACTGGGAGTGCGCAATACCCCAGTTCCCAGGTTCCCATTTGCAATGGGAGCACACATGAATCAAGTTCTCGTGTCACTGTTGGTGATGGAAGCACAAGTAACACCAGTTCTCAGGCTACTGTTGGCGATGGGAGCAGGAGGCATCAACCCGATTCTCATGATACTGTTGCCAATTCTCGGGCTACTATTGGCCATGGGGGCACACATCAGCCCAATTCTCAGGTCAGTGTTGGCGAGGGAAGCACGGATAATGCCAATTCTCAGGCTACTGTTGGTGATGGAAGCACACATTACCTCAAGTCTCTGGCTGCTGCCGTTGGCGATGGGAGCACAG GTTACTGTTGGCGACGGGAGCAATCCATCTACTGA
- the LOC112872922 gene encoding uncharacterized protein LOC112872922 isoform X3 — translation MEATQNRGKKMKREREEEVGSAGAAMSPSLGLPSTVAGASSTARVFLLTRAMDGPSAFHSLRAPSPFVRAMRTRLDPPPPPPLAAAPTPPLPPPPQMPEKRRRGRPRNCDRVLPPPGFLLTPPARAPPSPTLATHGEASWHFQSGGLQPHVLKIDVGEDIVSKIVGFSKITGKAVCVLSVLGVVQEANLLHSSVTLNHKGPLEIIHVFGSILTSDSPGFGCLSVALACADCSVIGGVVAGPLVAAIPAQVATGYWVTHYPNSQVGTGFAVTHYPNSHVATVTGCKPCPSSQVAASTGSLCCLNSEVAIGSWSKHDHNSQVSIGDWNGSTNHSNSQVTVGDGSTHHPNSHTGSAQYPSSQVPICNGSTHESSSRVTVGDGSTSNTSSQATVGDGSRRHQPDSHDTVANSRATIGHGGTHQPNSQVSVGEGSTDNANSQATVGDGSTHYLKSLAAAVGDGSTGKGNSQRGLVDGNTNCPNFKVSAGAGRSQYPNSQVTVGDGSNPSTEGSNLEDASCTAVEKGESSEIDVKPSHVVAYVSSGSI, via the exons ATGGAAGCGACGCAGAATCGGGGAAAAAAAATGAAGAGGGAAAGAGAAGAGGAGGTAGGAagcgccggcgccgccatgTCGCCGTCCCTTGGTCTTCCCTCTACCGTCGCCGGCGCCTCCTCCACTGCTAGGGTGTTCCTTTTAACCCGAGCAATGGACGGGCCCTCCGCTTTCCACAGCCTGCGGGCGCCTTCGCCCTTTGTGCGGGCCATGCGCACCCGCctcgacccgccgccgccgccgccgctcgctgccgctcctactcctccgctgccgccgccgccacagatgccggagaagcggcggcgggggcgcccgCGCAACTGCGACCGCGTCCTCCCGCCGCCGGGGTTCCTCCTAACTCCGCCCGCAcgggcgccgccgtcgccgactCTAGCTACCCACGGTGAAGCTTCCT GGCACTTCCAATCGGGTGGGCTCCAGCCGCACGTGCTCAAAATAGATGTGGGAGAG GATATTGTATCAAAGATTGTGGGGTTCTCGAAAATAACTGGGAAGGCTGTCTGTGTTCTCTCAGTGCTTGGGGTCGTTCAGGAAGCAAATCTACTACACTCTTCTGTCACCTTAAATCACAAG GGTCCTTTAGAAATCATTCACGTGTTTGGATCCATTTTGACATCTGATAGCCCTGGATTTGGGTGCTTATCAGTGGCCCTTGCTTGTGCTGATTGTTCTGTGATCGGTGGCGTTGTAGCTGGACCTCTTGTGGCTGCAATACCTGCACAG GTTGCCACTGGCTACTGGGTCACACATTACCCCAATTCTCAGGTGGGTACTGGCTTCGCGGTCACGCATTACCCCAATTCTCATGTTGCAACTGTCACTGGCTGCAAGCCTTGCCCCAGTTCTCAGGTTGCCGCTAGCACTGGTAGCTTGTGTTGCCTCAATTCTGAGGTTGCCATTGGCAGTTGGAGCAAGCATGACCACAATTCTCAGGTTTCCATTGGTGATTGGAATGGGAGCACTAATCACTCCAATTCTCAAGTTACTGTTGGCGATGGAAGCACACATCACCCCAATTCTCATACTGGGAGTGCGCAATACCCCAGTTCCCAGGTTCCCATTTGCAATGGGAGCACACATGAATCAAGTTCTCGTGTCACTGTTGGTGATGGAAGCACAAGTAACACCAGTTCTCAGGCTACTGTTGGCGATGGGAGCAGGAGGCATCAACCCGATTCTCATGATACTGTTGCCAATTCTCGGGCTACTATTGGCCATGGGGGCACACATCAGCCCAATTCTCAGGTCAGTGTTGGCGAGGGAAGCACGGATAATGCCAATTCTCAGGCTACTGTTGGTGATGGAAGCACACATTACCTCAAGTCTCTGGCTGCTGCCGTTGGCGATGGGAGCACAGGTAAGGGCAATTCTCAGAGGGGCCTTGTTGATGGTAACACAAATTGCCCTAATTTTAAGGTTTCTGCTGGCGCTGGAAGGTCCCAATACCCCAATTCTCAGGTTACTGTTGGCGACGGGAGCAATCCATCTACTGAAGGCTCCAATCTGGAGGATGCATCCTGCACTGCAGTTGAAAAGGGTGAATCGAGCGAGATTGATGTGAAGCCCTCGCACGTGGTGGCTTATGTTAGCAGCGGTTCCATTTAG
- the LOC112872922 gene encoding uncharacterized protein LOC112872922 isoform X1, translating into MEATQNRGKKMKREREEEVGSAGAAMSPSLGLPSTVAGASSTARVFLLTRAMDGPSAFHSLRAPSPFVRAMRTRLDPPPPPPLAAAPTPPLPPPPQMPEKRRRGRPRNCDRVLPPPGFLLTPPARAPPSPTLATHGEASWHFQSGGLQPHVLKIDVGEDIVSKIVGFSKITGKAVCVLSVLGVVQEANLLHSSVTLNHKGPLEIIHVFGSILTSDSPGFGCLSVALACADCSVIGGVVAGPLVAAIPAQAIVGSFHDAFYANKAPKMCYPNSQVATGYWVTHYPNSQVGTGFAVTHYPNSHVATVTGCKPCPSSQVAASTGSLCCLNSEVAIGSWSKHDHNSQVSIGDWNGSTNHSNSQVTVGDGSTHHPNSHTGSAQYPSSQVPICNGSTHESSSRVTVGDGSTSNTSSQATVGDGSRRHQPDSHDTVANSRATIGHGGTHQPNSQVSVGEGSTDNANSQATVGDGSTHYLKSLAAAVGDGSTGKGNSQRGLVDGNTNCPNFKVSAGAGRSQYPNSQVTVGDGSNPSTEGSNLEDASCTAVEKGESSEIDVKPSHVVAYVSSGSI; encoded by the exons ATGGAAGCGACGCAGAATCGGGGAAAAAAAATGAAGAGGGAAAGAGAAGAGGAGGTAGGAagcgccggcgccgccatgTCGCCGTCCCTTGGTCTTCCCTCTACCGTCGCCGGCGCCTCCTCCACTGCTAGGGTGTTCCTTTTAACCCGAGCAATGGACGGGCCCTCCGCTTTCCACAGCCTGCGGGCGCCTTCGCCCTTTGTGCGGGCCATGCGCACCCGCctcgacccgccgccgccgccgccgctcgctgccgctcctactcctccgctgccgccgccgccacagatgccggagaagcggcggcgggggcgcccgCGCAACTGCGACCGCGTCCTCCCGCCGCCGGGGTTCCTCCTAACTCCGCCCGCAcgggcgccgccgtcgccgactCTAGCTACCCACGGTGAAGCTTCCT GGCACTTCCAATCGGGTGGGCTCCAGCCGCACGTGCTCAAAATAGATGTGGGAGAG GATATTGTATCAAAGATTGTGGGGTTCTCGAAAATAACTGGGAAGGCTGTCTGTGTTCTCTCAGTGCTTGGGGTCGTTCAGGAAGCAAATCTACTACACTCTTCTGTCACCTTAAATCACAAG GGTCCTTTAGAAATCATTCACGTGTTTGGATCCATTTTGACATCTGATAGCCCTGGATTTGGGTGCTTATCAGTGGCCCTTGCTTGTGCTGATTGTTCTGTGATCGGTGGCGTTGTAGCTGGACCTCTTGTGGCTGCAATACCTGCACAG GCAATTGTTGGAAGCTTTCATGATGCTTTCTACGCAAACAAGGCACCTAAAATGTGTTACCCCAATTCTCAGGTTGCCACTGGCTACTGGGTCACACATTACCCCAATTCTCAGGTGGGTACTGGCTTCGCGGTCACGCATTACCCCAATTCTCATGTTGCAACTGTCACTGGCTGCAAGCCTTGCCCCAGTTCTCAGGTTGCCGCTAGCACTGGTAGCTTGTGTTGCCTCAATTCTGAGGTTGCCATTGGCAGTTGGAGCAAGCATGACCACAATTCTCAGGTTTCCATTGGTGATTGGAATGGGAGCACTAATCACTCCAATTCTCAAGTTACTGTTGGCGATGGAAGCACACATCACCCCAATTCTCATACTGGGAGTGCGCAATACCCCAGTTCCCAGGTTCCCATTTGCAATGGGAGCACACATGAATCAAGTTCTCGTGTCACTGTTGGTGATGGAAGCACAAGTAACACCAGTTCTCAGGCTACTGTTGGCGATGGGAGCAGGAGGCATCAACCCGATTCTCATGATACTGTTGCCAATTCTCGGGCTACTATTGGCCATGGGGGCACACATCAGCCCAATTCTCAGGTCAGTGTTGGCGAGGGAAGCACGGATAATGCCAATTCTCAGGCTACTGTTGGTGATGGAAGCACACATTACCTCAAGTCTCTGGCTGCTGCCGTTGGCGATGGGAGCACAGGTAAGGGCAATTCTCAGAGGGGCCTTGTTGATGGTAACACAAATTGCCCTAATTTTAAGGTTTCTGCTGGCGCTGGAAGGTCCCAATACCCCAATTCTCAGGTTACTGTTGGCGACGGGAGCAATCCATCTACTGAAGGCTCCAATCTGGAGGATGCATCCTGCACTGCAGTTGAAAAGGGTGAATCGAGCGAGATTGATGTGAAGCCCTCGCACGTGGTGGCTTATGTTAGCAGCGGTTCCATTTAG
- the LOC112872922 gene encoding uncharacterized protein LOC112872922 isoform X2: MEATQNRGKKMKREREEEVGSAGAAMSPSLGLPSTVAGASSTARVFLLTRAMDGPSAFHSLRAPSPFVRAMRTRLDPPPPPPLAAAPTPPLPPPPQMPEKRRRGRPRNCDRVLPPPGFLLTPPARAPPSPTLATHGHFQSGGLQPHVLKIDVGEDIVSKIVGFSKITGKAVCVLSVLGVVQEANLLHSSVTLNHKGPLEIIHVFGSILTSDSPGFGCLSVALACADCSVIGGVVAGPLVAAIPAQAIVGSFHDAFYANKAPKMCYPNSQVATGYWVTHYPNSQVGTGFAVTHYPNSHVATVTGCKPCPSSQVAASTGSLCCLNSEVAIGSWSKHDHNSQVSIGDWNGSTNHSNSQVTVGDGSTHHPNSHTGSAQYPSSQVPICNGSTHESSSRVTVGDGSTSNTSSQATVGDGSRRHQPDSHDTVANSRATIGHGGTHQPNSQVSVGEGSTDNANSQATVGDGSTHYLKSLAAAVGDGSTGKGNSQRGLVDGNTNCPNFKVSAGAGRSQYPNSQVTVGDGSNPSTEGSNLEDASCTAVEKGESSEIDVKPSHVVAYVSSGSI; the protein is encoded by the exons ATGGAAGCGACGCAGAATCGGGGAAAAAAAATGAAGAGGGAAAGAGAAGAGGAGGTAGGAagcgccggcgccgccatgTCGCCGTCCCTTGGTCTTCCCTCTACCGTCGCCGGCGCCTCCTCCACTGCTAGGGTGTTCCTTTTAACCCGAGCAATGGACGGGCCCTCCGCTTTCCACAGCCTGCGGGCGCCTTCGCCCTTTGTGCGGGCCATGCGCACCCGCctcgacccgccgccgccgccgccgctcgctgccgctcctactcctccgctgccgccgccgccacagatgccggagaagcggcggcgggggcgcccgCGCAACTGCGACCGCGTCCTCCCGCCGCCGGGGTTCCTCCTAACTCCGCCCGCAcgggcgccgccgtcgccgactCTAGCTACCCACG GGCACTTCCAATCGGGTGGGCTCCAGCCGCACGTGCTCAAAATAGATGTGGGAGAG GATATTGTATCAAAGATTGTGGGGTTCTCGAAAATAACTGGGAAGGCTGTCTGTGTTCTCTCAGTGCTTGGGGTCGTTCAGGAAGCAAATCTACTACACTCTTCTGTCACCTTAAATCACAAG GGTCCTTTAGAAATCATTCACGTGTTTGGATCCATTTTGACATCTGATAGCCCTGGATTTGGGTGCTTATCAGTGGCCCTTGCTTGTGCTGATTGTTCTGTGATCGGTGGCGTTGTAGCTGGACCTCTTGTGGCTGCAATACCTGCACAG GCAATTGTTGGAAGCTTTCATGATGCTTTCTACGCAAACAAGGCACCTAAAATGTGTTACCCCAATTCTCAGGTTGCCACTGGCTACTGGGTCACACATTACCCCAATTCTCAGGTGGGTACTGGCTTCGCGGTCACGCATTACCCCAATTCTCATGTTGCAACTGTCACTGGCTGCAAGCCTTGCCCCAGTTCTCAGGTTGCCGCTAGCACTGGTAGCTTGTGTTGCCTCAATTCTGAGGTTGCCATTGGCAGTTGGAGCAAGCATGACCACAATTCTCAGGTTTCCATTGGTGATTGGAATGGGAGCACTAATCACTCCAATTCTCAAGTTACTGTTGGCGATGGAAGCACACATCACCCCAATTCTCATACTGGGAGTGCGCAATACCCCAGTTCCCAGGTTCCCATTTGCAATGGGAGCACACATGAATCAAGTTCTCGTGTCACTGTTGGTGATGGAAGCACAAGTAACACCAGTTCTCAGGCTACTGTTGGCGATGGGAGCAGGAGGCATCAACCCGATTCTCATGATACTGTTGCCAATTCTCGGGCTACTATTGGCCATGGGGGCACACATCAGCCCAATTCTCAGGTCAGTGTTGGCGAGGGAAGCACGGATAATGCCAATTCTCAGGCTACTGTTGGTGATGGAAGCACACATTACCTCAAGTCTCTGGCTGCTGCCGTTGGCGATGGGAGCACAGGTAAGGGCAATTCTCAGAGGGGCCTTGTTGATGGTAACACAAATTGCCCTAATTTTAAGGTTTCTGCTGGCGCTGGAAGGTCCCAATACCCCAATTCTCAGGTTACTGTTGGCGACGGGAGCAATCCATCTACTGAAGGCTCCAATCTGGAGGATGCATCCTGCACTGCAGTTGAAAAGGGTGAATCGAGCGAGATTGATGTGAAGCCCTCGCACGTGGTGGCTTATGTTAGCAGCGGTTCCATTTAG
- the LOC112872924 gene encoding tubulin beta-2 chain → MREILHIQGGQCGNQIGAKFWEVVCAEHGIDATGRYGGDSDLQLERVNVYYNEASCGRFVPRAVLMDLEPGTMDSVRSGPYGHIFRPDNFVFGQSGAGNNWAKGHYTEGAELIDAVLDVVRKEAENCDCLQGFQVCHSLGGGTGSGMGTLLISKIREEYPDRMMLTFSVFPSPKVSDTVVEPYNATLSVHQLVENADECMVLDNEALYDICFRTLKLTTPSFGDLNHLISATMSGVTCCLRFPGQLNSDLRKLAVNLIPFPRLHFFMVGFAPLTSRGSQQYRALTVPELTQQMWDAKNMMCAADPRHGRYLTASAMFRGKMSTKEVDEQMLNVQNKNSSYFVEWIPNNVKSTVCDIPPTGLKMASTFIGNSTSIQEMFRRVSEQFTAMFRRKAFLHWYTGEGMDEMEFTEAESNMNDLVSEYQQYQDATADEEGEYEDDEEADLQDDD, encoded by the exons ATGAGGGAGATCCTGCACATCCAGGGCGGCCAGTGCGGCAACCAGATCGGCGCCAAGTTCTGGGAGGTGGTCTGCGCCGAGCACGGCATCGACGCCACCGGCCGCTACGGCGGCGACTCCGACCTCCAGCTCGAGCGCGTCAATGTCTACTACAACGAGGCCTCCTGCGGCCGCTTCGTGCCCCGCGCCGTGCTCATGGACCTCGAGCCGGGCACCATGGACTCGGTGCGCTCGGGGCCCTACGGGCACATCTTCCGCCCCGACAACTTCGTCTTCGGCCAGTCGGGGGCGGGCAACAACTGGGCCAAGGGACACTACACCGAGGGCGCAGAGCTCATCGACGCGGTGCTCGACGTCGTGCGAAAGGAGGCGGAGAACTGCGACTGCCTGCAAG GCTTCCAGGTCTGCCACTCCCTCGGTGGCGGCACCGGCTCCGGCATGGGCACCCTCCTCATCTCCAAGATCCGCGAGGAGTACCCCGACCGGATGATGCTCACCTTCTCCGTCTTCCCCTCGCCCAAGGTCTCCGACACCGTCGTCGAGCCATACAACGCAACGCTCTCCGTGCACCAGCTCGTCGAGAACGCCGACGAGTGCATGGTGCTCGACAACGAGGCGCTCTACGACATATGCTTCCGGACGCTCAAGCTCACGACGCCAAGCT TCGGCGACCTCAACCACCTCATCTCCGCCACCATGAGCGGCGTCACCTGCTGCCTCCGCTTCCCCGGCCAGCTCAACTCCGACCTCCGCAAGCTCGCCGTCAACCTCATCCCGTTCCCGCGCCTCCACTTCTTCATGGTCGGCTTCGCGCCGCTCACCTCCCGCGGCTCCCAGCAGTACCGCGCCCTGACGGTGCCGGAGCTCACCCAGCAGATGTGGGACGCCAAGAACATGATGTGCGCCGCTGACCCCCGCCACGGCCGCTACCTCACGGCCTCCGCCATGTTCCGCGGCAAGATGAGCACCAAGGAGGTGGACGAGCAGATGCTCAACGTGCAGAACAAGAACTCGTCCTACTTCGTGGAGTGGATCCCCAACAACGTCAAGTCCACCGTCTGCGACATCCCGCCCACGGGGCTCAAGATGGCCTCCACCTTCATCGGCAACTCCACCTCCATCCAGGAGATGTTCCGCCGCGTCAGCGAGCAGTTCACGGCCATGTTCCGCAGGAAGGCCTTCCTGCACTGGTACACGGGGGAGGGCATGGACGAGATGGAGTTCACGGAGGCGGAGAGCAACATGAACGACCTGGTGTCGGAGTACCAGCAGTACCAGGACGCGACCGCCGACGAGGAGGGCGAGtacgaggacgacgaggaagcgGACCTGCAGGACGACGACTAG